One window from the genome of Streptococcus halotolerans encodes:
- a CDS encoding phage major tail protein, TP901-1 family, with amino-acid sequence MSVTITTGKPIVGSKIFYFIQSVHAKIGDPATLPAYRTDGTTTLGGEYLDEQTQQGRLLEKSTDEHTIELTTYFAPTDPSVKTIEDASRSGDSIKIWEVIVDESVKTQNEEQLDVYPAKFGYAKIGEIERSAGTTDFVEMSYEANIVGALKDGQFPLTEKEVALLNSVYDYQNPGETTGDYDSITKQQD; translated from the coding sequence ATGTCAGTTACAATTACAACTGGTAAACCAATTGTAGGAAGCAAGATTTTTTACTTTATTCAATCTGTGCATGCCAAAATTGGAGATCCAGCGACATTACCAGCGTATCGCACGGACGGTACAACAACTCTCGGCGGAGAATATCTGGATGAGCAGACGCAACAAGGGCGCTTATTAGAGAAATCAACAGATGAGCACACTATTGAGTTAACAACGTATTTTGCACCAACAGATCCATCAGTTAAAACAATTGAAGATGCATCACGTTCTGGTGATAGTATTAAAATTTGGGAAGTCATCGTTGATGAATCAGTGAAGACACAAAATGAGGAACAACTAGATGTGTATCCTGCTAAGTTTGGATATGCTAAAATTGGTGAAATTGAACGTTCTGCAGGAACAACTGATTTTGTAGAGATGAGTTATGAAGCTAATATTGTTGGTGCTTTGAAAGATGGGCAATTTCCATTGACTGAAAAAGAAGTTGCACTGCTAAACTCAGTCTATGATTATCAAAATCCTGGTGAAACTACGGGTGATTACGATTCTATCACCAAACAACAAGATTAA
- a CDS encoding minor capsid protein has translation MAKNHLDYWKNRIDDILRYVDQTDFDFFAELTKLYADESAQIQKELYSFYGKYADENGLTKDQAMKRLMKEDLSDYQSNAKEYFEQAKKDPELLKRLNEQYTSAKATRLEMLNLELAYRIGLLNGKLQKSFGSYLKSVASYAYRKAMGGHGVGINTPAIEELARTPINGRNYSEDLWKHTDNLAKDLKETLRRGFIRGENPRVMAQAIASKYNVAKSRAQTLVRTDGTAVIANSVARRYQDAGLKYYRIMVHLDERTTETCRAIAKEDKRYELSEFKAGVTAPPFHYNCRSGIIPDGDELDDASLDSVEEKSYNQGMKSSGAISSRRGDIKKQQDEFAERYYNQLRNSKRNLVVSKISKRSGVDKETVYTALEHILDNQYMLWDSEEFEYRMRTFYPHYDMAISLQRLMIGDIVENDTTMLKHEALEHYYMNVFKMDYDDAHKLANQKYNYEEGD, from the coding sequence ATGGCCAAGAATCATCTTGATTACTGGAAAAATCGTATTGATGATATTTTACGTTATGTAGATCAGACTGATTTTGATTTCTTCGCAGAATTAACTAAGTTATATGCTGATGAATCCGCTCAGATTCAAAAAGAACTCTATTCTTTTTATGGAAAGTATGCTGATGAAAATGGCTTGACTAAGGACCAGGCAATGAAACGCTTGATGAAAGAAGATTTGTCTGATTACCAATCAAATGCCAAAGAGTATTTTGAACAGGCTAAAAAAGACCCTGAACTATTAAAACGACTCAATGAGCAGTACACATCAGCTAAAGCGACGCGGTTAGAAATGTTAAACCTAGAATTAGCTTATCGTATTGGTTTATTAAACGGTAAACTACAAAAGAGTTTTGGTAGTTACTTGAAAAGTGTCGCAAGTTATGCTTATCGTAAAGCCATGGGCGGCCATGGGGTAGGTATTAATACTCCAGCTATCGAAGAACTGGCCAGAACGCCTATAAATGGTCGTAATTACTCTGAAGATTTATGGAAACATACTGACAACCTAGCCAAGGATTTGAAAGAAACTTTACGCCGTGGTTTTATTCGTGGTGAAAATCCACGAGTCATGGCACAAGCTATCGCCAGCAAATACAATGTCGCTAAAAGTAGAGCGCAGACCTTAGTCAGAACCGACGGTACAGCAGTCATTGCTAATTCAGTAGCTAGACGTTATCAAGATGCAGGATTGAAATATTATCGCATCATGGTTCATTTAGACGAAAGAACAACAGAAACTTGTCGTGCAATTGCCAAAGAGGACAAGCGTTACGAATTATCTGAGTTTAAAGCTGGTGTAACAGCACCACCTTTTCATTATAATTGTCGTTCAGGGATTATTCCAGATGGTGATGAATTGGATGATGCATCGCTTGATTCTGTGGAAGAAAAGTCGTATAATCAAGGCATGAAGAGCAGTGGCGCCATATCTTCCAGAAGGGGAGATATTAAAAAACAACAAGATGAATTTGCTGAACGTTATTATAATCAGTTGCGTAATTCGAAAAGGAATTTGGTTGTTTCTAAAATATCAAAACGTAGCGGAGTAGATAAAGAAACAGTTTATACTGCTTTAGAACATATTCTGGATAATCAGTATATGTTATGGGACAGTGAGGAATTTGAATATCGAATGAGAACTTTTTATCCTCATTACGATATGGCAATATCTCTTCAGCGTTTGATGATTGGCGATATTGTTGAGAATGATACAACGATGCTTAAGCATGAAGCTTTAGAGCATTACTATATGAATGTTTTTAAAATGGACTATGACGACGCCCACAAATTAGCTAACCAAAAATATAACTACGAGGAAGGTGATTAA
- a CDS encoding tail assembly chaperone has product MEITVKNAVADITFNYGMMFKVDKEMSTINPQTGERNNDGVGALFTKIINRSDDGLVSLIRLALPKSAKKVSEEDIVSAIGNYIEEKMDNDGLDEAEAYRSIFEEVKTEMVDSGFFKEKISTYIQNMEKALRYMEAQEDNEDKALQVAATEEIIGTMKNALS; this is encoded by the coding sequence ATGGAAATTACAGTTAAGAATGCAGTTGCTGATATCACGTTTAATTATGGCATGATGTTTAAAGTTGATAAGGAGATGTCCACAATTAATCCACAAACTGGAGAGCGAAATAATGATGGTGTCGGTGCTTTGTTTACCAAAATTATCAATCGTTCTGATGATGGTCTTGTATCGCTTATTCGTTTGGCTTTGCCAAAATCTGCCAAGAAAGTATCTGAAGAAGATATCGTCTCGGCTATCGGTAATTATATCGAGGAAAAGATGGATAATGATGGACTTGATGAAGCGGAAGCTTATCGTTCTATTTTTGAGGAAGTCAAAACAGAAATGGTAGATTCTGGTTTTTTCAAAGAGAAGATTTCAACCTATATTCAGAATATGGAAAAGGCGTTACGTTACATGGAAGCTCAGGAAGACAACGAGGACAAAGCTCTCCAAGTGGCAGCAACAGAAGAAATTATTGGTACGATGAAAAACGCACTATCTTAA
- a CDS encoding phage portal protein, with amino-acid sequence MEVNFLKGTRFSPQSNDQIIMRTEDYEIVDFESEKWIEQLKRYVSRHKTQLERLKELKRYYLGDNNIKYRPDKTDQFAADNRIASDFAKYITIFEQGYMLGNPVEYKNEDDTIQQKIEDFSSVTNEEYHNIELMTDLSIYGRAYELLATYKQDKSSPVQIKLYKLDPQQTFVVYDDTHERNSLFGINYYTVDYGDGHKKEVYVVYTSSTVYIYNDDNQETTGMHLVEDEKHFFNGVPINEYSNNSDRTGAFENVLDAIDAYDLSQSELANFQQDSNDAILVITGNPYTGADEKDYFEDGRINPNGRLAISIGYKKAKLLILDDNPNPNGAKPDAYYLKKEYDATGAEAYKNRLVKDILRFTFTPDSTDENFSGVQTGEAMKYKLMASDNYRAKRERLFKKGLMRRLRLAVNIWRIKGSDSVAYEAINQTSITFTPNIPKNNNDLVAIAKTLYGMVSDQTIFEILNLVTGVDAEKELERLKEQEDNQEEPRPRLGGIEDGQESS; translated from the coding sequence ATGGAAGTGAATTTTTTAAAAGGTACACGTTTCAGTCCCCAATCCAATGATCAAATTATCATGAGAACCGAAGACTACGAGATTGTTGATTTTGAATCAGAAAAATGGATTGAGCAACTAAAACGCTATGTATCAAGACATAAAACACAACTCGAACGCTTGAAAGAATTAAAAAGATATTATCTTGGTGATAACAATATCAAGTATAGGCCAGACAAGACAGATCAATTTGCTGCTGATAATAGGATAGCTAGTGATTTTGCTAAGTATATTACTATTTTTGAACAGGGTTATATGCTTGGTAATCCGGTTGAGTACAAAAACGAAGATGATACAATTCAACAGAAAATCGAAGACTTTAGTTCTGTCACAAATGAGGAATATCACAATATTGAGTTGATGACAGATTTATCAATTTATGGTCGTGCTTATGAATTGTTAGCTACTTACAAACAGGATAAATCAAGCCCAGTTCAAATCAAATTATATAAGCTTGATCCGCAACAAACATTTGTTGTTTATGATGATACTCACGAAAGAAATTCTCTTTTTGGTATTAATTATTACACAGTTGATTATGGTGATGGCCACAAAAAAGAAGTTTACGTAGTATACACAAGCAGTACTGTTTATATCTACAATGATGATAATCAAGAAACGACAGGTATGCATTTGGTAGAAGACGAGAAACACTTCTTCAATGGTGTACCTATCAATGAATATAGCAATAATAGCGATCGTACAGGAGCGTTTGAGAATGTATTAGATGCGATTGACGCTTATGACTTATCACAGTCCGAATTAGCGAACTTTCAACAAGATAGTAACGATGCTATTTTAGTAATTACAGGAAATCCTTATACGGGAGCTGATGAAAAAGATTACTTTGAAGATGGTCGTATTAATCCGAATGGGCGCCTGGCTATTTCGATTGGCTATAAAAAAGCTAAGTTGCTTATTCTTGATGATAATCCTAACCCAAATGGTGCTAAACCTGATGCCTACTATCTCAAGAAAGAATACGATGCTACAGGTGCTGAAGCTTACAAGAATAGATTAGTCAAAGACATCTTACGTTTTACTTTTACACCAGACAGCACAGATGAGAATTTCTCAGGAGTTCAAACAGGGGAAGCCATGAAGTATAAGCTGATGGCTTCTGATAATTATAGAGCTAAGCGTGAAAGGCTTTTTAAGAAAGGACTCATGAGACGACTGAGGCTTGCTGTCAATATTTGGAGAATCAAAGGAAGTGATTCTGTAGCTTATGAAGCAATCAATCAAACTTCTATTACCTTTACACCAAATATACCCAAAAATAACAATGATCTAGTTGCTATTGCTAAAACGTTGTATGGTATGGTTAGTGATCAAACGATTTTTGAAATCTTAAATCTTGTCACTGGTGTTGATGCTGAAAAAGAATTGGAACGTTTGAAAGAACAAGAAGATAATCAAGAAGAACCTAGACCTAGACTAGGAGGTATTGAGGATGGCCAAGAATCATCTTGA
- a CDS encoding DUF4355 domain-containing protein, with protein MAEETNNTEVVENGTVDTPETTTEESKTFTQQELDDIVEARVARAVKKAQKDAEEQIQKAQSEGERLAKLSKDERNKEEQAKRLSELEKREHDLAMKELSIEARSLLSEEGLPAEFLNIVMADTAESVKDNISNLRTVFDEAVEKRVDERLTQSRVKTGSTAGAMSKQDIMAISDTNERQRLIAENMHLFKKG; from the coding sequence ATGGCAGAAGAAACTAATAACACAGAAGTAGTTGAAAATGGAACAGTCGACACTCCAGAGACTACTACTGAAGAAAGCAAAACGTTCACTCAGCAAGAGCTTGATGATATTGTTGAAGCTCGTGTCGCTCGTGCAGTTAAGAAAGCACAAAAAGACGCAGAAGAACAAATTCAAAAGGCTCAATCGGAAGGTGAGCGTCTTGCAAAACTCTCTAAGGATGAGCGTAACAAAGAGGAACAGGCTAAGCGTCTATCTGAATTGGAAAAACGTGAACATGATTTAGCAATGAAGGAGCTAAGTATCGAGGCACGTTCGCTATTATCTGAAGAAGGCTTGCCTGCAGAGTTTTTAAATATCGTCATGGCTGATACTGCAGAGTCAGTTAAAGATAATATTTCAAATCTCCGCACAGTGTTTGATGAAGCAGTTGAGAAACGTGTTGATGAACGATTAACGCAGTCTAGAGTTAAGACTGGCTCAACCGCTGGTGCAATGTCTAAACAGGATATTATGGCTATCTCTGATACAAATGAACGTCAGCGTTTAATTGCAGAGAACATGCATTTATTTAAGAAAGGATGA
- a CDS encoding HK97-gp10 family putative phage morphogenesis protein, translated as MSITYKIKGLGRFERMVRQKSRKAQVAVESELNRSSLRVERNAKIYAPWDTGWMSNSIYSMYQDVLKYVVVSPAEYSIYVEKGTRKMMAQPFIHPALQEEAPILMKRLSKMFGK; from the coding sequence ATGAGTATTACTTACAAAATTAAGGGCCTTGGACGGTTCGAACGGATGGTTAGACAGAAAAGTCGCAAAGCACAGGTAGCGGTTGAGTCTGAACTCAATCGCTCAAGTTTACGTGTCGAACGAAATGCTAAAATTTATGCTCCCTGGGATACAGGTTGGATGTCTAACTCTATATACAGCATGTATCAAGATGTTTTGAAGTATGTTGTAGTTAGTCCTGCTGAATACAGCATTTACGTTGAAAAAGGGACACGTAAGATGATGGCTCAACCATTCATTCATCCTGCACTACAAGAAGAAGCGCCGATTTTGATGAAACGGTTATCGAAAATGTTTGGGAAGTAG
- a CDS encoding phage head-tail connector protein: MDKSGILDEVKLFKGITDSLQDDLISLIIDDSIDRILAEVNSMLDNPISELPNSLTFIVRDVAIKRYNKLNSEGTKEDSEEGRSFKWENSYLDEYRNILANLGRSYRARGIARFM, translated from the coding sequence ATGGATAAAAGTGGTATTTTAGATGAAGTTAAACTCTTTAAAGGTATCACTGATAGCTTACAGGATGATTTAATTTCGTTAATTATTGACGATAGCATTGATAGGATTTTGGCAGAAGTTAATAGTATGCTAGATAATCCTATTAGTGAATTACCTAATTCGCTAACTTTTATAGTCAGAGATGTGGCTATAAAACGGTATAACAAGTTGAATTCAGAAGGTACAAAAGAAGATTCAGAAGAAGGTAGGTCTTTTAAGTGGGAAAATTCATACTTGGACGAGTATCGCAATATTCTCGCTAACTTAGGCAGGTCTTATCGAGCGAGAGGAATCGCTAGATTTATGTAA